A stretch of Thermotoga sp. SG1 DNA encodes these proteins:
- a CDS encoding SIS domain-containing protein: MSLTLKEITDQKHELKTFFENFVINFPSRDIFEEIERKLSDEVLFIGCGSSYNLALTLSRYFERVLKIRAKAFPAGEVAFEKIPEIKGKLAFLFSRTGNTTEVLLANNILRKMSCKTVGITIEEDSKLAKESDFPLVFPIEENAVVMTKSFNMILLSLMFMVDTISGLDVTSYRELVDYSEKFFDLSWKTIEAIDLKRYRHFVFLGMAEFHGISLESALKCIEMSLTFSEAYSTLEYRHGPKALVDENVLIFVQKVSGMDDQEKRLKEELESLGATVLEIGEDGDVPISNEWRSAFLRTIPAQILGYQKAFSSGISPDRPPHLEKTVTL; the protein is encoded by the coding sequence ATGAGCCTCACTTTGAAAGAAATTACCGATCAAAAACATGAGTTGAAGACCTTTTTTGAAAATTTCGTTATAAATTTTCCAAGCAGGGATATTTTCGAGGAGATAGAGAGAAAACTTTCAGATGAAGTTCTTTTCATCGGGTGTGGGAGTTCCTACAACCTCGCCCTCACGCTGTCCAGATACTTCGAGAGGGTTTTGAAAATAAGAGCAAAGGCCTTCCCTGCGGGAGAGGTGGCCTTTGAGAAGATACCGGAAATTAAAGGAAAACTCGCTTTTCTTTTCTCGAGAACAGGAAACACCACGGAAGTGCTACTGGCGAACAACATTCTGAGAAAGATGAGTTGTAAAACCGTGGGGATCACAATTGAAGAGGATTCGAAATTAGCGAAAGAAAGCGATTTTCCTCTCGTTTTTCCGATAGAAGAAAATGCCGTTGTGATGACAAAATCCTTCAACATGATCCTGCTCTCTTTGATGTTCATGGTGGATACAATATCTGGTTTGGATGTTACTTCGTACAGGGAGCTTGTCGACTACTCTGAGAAGTTCTTCGATCTTTCTTGGAAGACAATCGAAGCTATTGACCTGAAAAGATACAGACACTTTGTTTTCCTTGGGATGGCAGAGTTTCACGGAATCAGTCTAGAATCTGCTCTGAAGTGTATAGAGATGTCTCTCACCTTCTCAGAGGCTTACTCGACTCTTGAATACAGACACGGTCCAAAGGCACTGGTTGATGAGAATGTACTGATCTTCGTTCAAAAGGTTAGTGGAATGGATGATCAGGAGAAACGCCTTAAAGAGGAACTGGAGTCGCTCGGTGCCACAGTTCTAGAGATAGGGGAAGACGGAGATGTTCCAATCAGCAACGAGTGGAGATCTGCCTTTTTGAGGACGATACCCGCTCAGATTCTGGGATATCAGAAAGCATTTTCAAGTGGAATTTCACCGGATAGACCTCCTCACCTGGAAAAAACAGTCACTTTATGA